The following are from one region of the Juglans regia cultivar Chandler chromosome 10, Walnut 2.0, whole genome shotgun sequence genome:
- the LOC108983283 gene encoding uncharacterized protein LOC108983283: MKATSMSVADTISWYCAIVLLGLILLASVRENSSEDVQPVRGSQLFDRPCDEIYVVGEGETLHTISDKCDDPFIVERNPHIQDPDDVFPGLVIKITPSKSRN; this comes from the coding sequence ATGAAGGCAACATCTATGTCCGTGGCCGATACAATCTCATGGTACTGTGCGATAGTCTTATTAGGCTTAATCTTGCTGGCCTCTGTAAGGGAGAATTCTTCAGAAGATGTCCAACCAGTGAGAGGGAGCCAGCTCTTCGACCGGCCCTGCGACGAGATTTATGTTGTTGGAGAGGGCGAGACCCTCCACACCATCAGCGACAAGTGCGACGACCCCTTCATCGTGGAACGCAACCCTCATATCCAGGATCCCGATGATGTCTTTCCTGGACTAGTCATCAAGATCACTCCttcaaaatcaagaaattaa
- the LOC108996761 gene encoding LOW QUALITY PROTEIN: peroxidase 66 (The sequence of the model RefSeq protein was modified relative to this genomic sequence to represent the inferred CDS: substituted 2 bases at 2 genomic stop codons): protein MAIVFEPKAQSFTQSFLLFLMVSLSRVELDAHYYDQTCSQAEKIILGAVSNASMHDPKVPAXILWMFFHDCFIRGCDVSMLLDXTPGNQVEKEGPLNISLCSFYMIDDVKTKLEMAYLHTVSCADIVAIAARDVVTTMGGPYWNVLKGRKDGRVSKAVETINLPAPTFNVIQLIQSFAKRGLGVKDMVALSGAHNLGFSHCSSFEARLHNFSSVHGTDPSMNDEFAENLRKKCTKPNKDQNAGEFLDSTLSTFDNEYYKRIMARKGVLGSDQALFGDYRSRWIVEAFAKDQSLFFKEFAASMMKLENIGMIENDEVRLKCGVDLIRWKLIGVGKHKGGLYLLQQSGSSPNDLLYSQLLPVSSSNLAKQLFV from the exons ATGGCTATCGTTTTTGAACCAAAAGCTCAGTCTTTTACACAatctttccttctctttctaATGGTTTCATTGTCAAGAGTGGAGCTTGATGCTCATTATTATGACCAAACATGTTCGCAAGCTGAGAAGATAATTTTAGGGGCAGTTTCTAACGCATCCATGCATGATCCTAAAGTTCCGGCTTGAATCCTGTGGATGTTCTTCCATGACTGTTTCATAAGG GGATGTGATGTCTCTATGTTGCTGGACTAGACTCCTGGCAACCAAGTAGAGAAAGAAGGCCCTCTGAATATCTCTCTTTGTTCATTTTACATGATCGATGATGTCAAAACTAAGCTTGAAATGGCATATCTGCATACAGTTTCTTGCGCTGATATAGTTGCCATTGCAGCAAGAGATGTAGTAACCACAAT GGGAGGGCCGTATTGGAACGTACTGAAAGGTAGGAAAGATGGAAGGGTGTCAAAAGCAGTAGAAACCATTAATTTACCAGCTCCAACCTTCAACGTAATCCAACTCATTCAAAGCTTTGCCAAGAGAGGTTTAGGAGTCAAAGATATGGTTGCTCTTTCCGGTGCTCACAACCTTGGCTTTTCACACTGTTCTTCTTTCGAAGCCCGGTTGCATAACTTTAGTTCAGTGCATGGGACCGACCCCAGTATGAATGATGAGTTTGCGGAAAATCTGAGAAAGAAATGCACAAAACCAAACAAGGATCAGAACGCGGGAGAGTTCTTGGATTCGACCTTGTCAACTTTTGATAACGAATATTACAAAAGGATAATGGCAAGAAAGGGCGTGTTGGGATCGGATCAAGCACTGTTTGGCGATTACAGGAGTAGGTGGATTGTTGAAGCATTTGCCAAAGATCAAAGTCTTTTCTTTAAGGAGTTTGCGGCTTCGATGATGAAGCTCGAGAACATTGGGATGATTGAGAACGACGAAGTGAGACTGAAATGTGGAGTG GACCTAATTCGTTGGAAGCTGATTGGAGTGGGTAAACACAAGGGAGGCCTATACCTTCTGCAACAATCAGGCTCTTCTCCTAATGATTTACTTTACTCTCAACTTTTACCTGTatcttcttcaaatttagcTAAACAATTGTTTGTTTGA
- the LOC108996759 gene encoding uncharacterized mitochondrial protein AtMg00810-like — MVTVRTLLAIAAVKNWSLIQLDVNNAFLLGDLLEEVYMTHPRVDYSLFTRSNGDSFIAHLVYVDDILIASNDSHAVDNLKLLLDTKFKLKDLGQLKYIGLEVAWSPQSISLCQCKYALEILQDAGFLGANPISFLMEQNLKRSKDTGALLSDPTVFKKLIGRLLYLTIIRPDLTFSVHRLSQFMDKPHEPHLKVACRILQYVKSTSGHDLFFPTNSSLQIKAFIDSDWGSCPDTRRSVTGYCVFLGDSLVPWKSKKQQTVSRSSAEAEYRSMTTTTCEIVWLLTLLSDFQVSHSNNVHLFCDNTTALHIAVNPVFYGRTKHIELDFHFVRDKLQAGVI; from the exons ATGGTTACTGTTCGTACACTTCTTGCTATAGCTGCTGTTAAAAATTGGTCTTTGATTCAACTCGATGTGAATAATGCTTTTTTACTTGGTGACTTACTTGAGGAAGTTTACATGACTCATCCTCGTG TTGATTACTCCTTGTTTACCCGTTCCAATGGTGATTCTTTTATTGCACACcttgtatatgttgatgacatattgATTGCAAGTAATGATTCACATGCTGTTGATAATCTGAAACTGTTATTGGACACCAAGTTTAAACTGAAGGATCTGGGGCAACTTAAATACATTGGTTTGGAAGTTGCATGGTCTCCTCAAAGTATTTCTTTGTGCCAATGTAAATATGCACTTGAAATATTACAAGATGCTGGGTTTCTTGGTGCTAATCCAATATCTTTTCTAATGGAACAGAATTTGAAACGTAGTAAAGATACTGGTGCTTTATTAAGTGATCCTactgtttttaaaaaattaattggtaGATTGTTATATCTTACCATTATAAGACCTGATCTAACATTCTCTGTTCATCGGCTTAGTCAATTTATGGATAAGCCACATGAGCCTCATTTAAAAGTTGCCTGCCGTATTTTACAATATGTAAAATCAACTTCAGGACatgatttgttttttccaaCTAACTCTTCTCTTCAAATTAAAGCATTCATAGATTCAGATTGGGGTTCTTGTCCTGATACACGGAGGTCTGTCACTGGTTATTGTGTTTTCCTTGGAGATTCTTTGGTGCcttggaaatccaagaaacaaCAAACAGTTTCTCGTTCATCTGCAGAGGCTGAATATCGTTCGATGACTACTACAACTTGTGAGATTGTTTGGCTTCTTACCTTACTTTCAGACTTTCAAGTTTCTCATTCTAATAATGTTCATTTGTTTTGTGATAACACAACTGCTCTACATATTGCTGTTAATCCTGTTTTCTATGGACGCACAAAACACATTGAACTTGATTTCCATTTTGTACGGGACAAACTTCAAGCTGGGGTTATTTAG